A stretch of Electrophorus electricus isolate fEleEle1 chromosome 3, fEleEle1.pri, whole genome shotgun sequence DNA encodes these proteins:
- the LOC113570575 gene encoding G-protein coupled receptor 183-like, translating into MNGALCVENTTVRGIPLSVDFTHPEDYFIFTFHIVFATSAFLLAGSVAIGILKTRVLRMQNRFIFMINTSICDILTGVSVYYLCLFDVQEGYPSRNGTFGIFPSLLGVNILTFMFAQFDRYCAVCHPFFYNRFICRPIVIGVCVYCWFHVYIQLLASNMVSVSVATKIYAFSIASLQVIVLTKVVMTIKLYIIARYQLAREPPGPERDNKKESLRIIIFVVIIFLTLWTPSFVNIIIKQSSRYGIHFRNEGTNLFAIMARFNAISTSALYLLGSPALRTAVLRVGWHKMLPQWTR; encoded by the coding sequence ATGAACGGAGCATTGTGTGTAGAAAACACAACTGTCCGTGGCATTCCTCTTTCAGTTGATTTTACTCATCCTGAAGATTATTTTATCTTTACTTTCCATATTGTATTTGCCACAAGCGCTTTTCTTCTAGCTGGTTCCGTGGCCATAGGTATTTTAAAAACGAGAGTTCTCCGAATGCAGAACAGATTTATTTTCATGATCAACACAAGCATTTGCGATATTCTAACTGGCGTCTCCGTTTattatttgtgtctttttgatGTTCAAGAAGGATATCCATCCAGAAATGGAACTTTCGGCATTTTCCCATCTTTGCTTGGTGTGAACATTCTGACATTTATGTTTGCTCAGTTTGACCGGTACTGTGCTGTATGTCACCCCTTCTTTTATAACCGTTTCATTTGTAGACCAATTGTAattggagtttgtgtgtattgttggtTCCATGTTTATATTCAATTGCTTGCATCAAATATGGTGTCAGTTTCCGTAGCTACCAAAATATACGCGTTTAGCATTGCCAGTTTACAGGTTATAGTGCTGACTAAAGTAGTCATGACCATAAAATTATACATCATTGCTCGCTATCAACTGGCACGAGAGCCACCAGGCCCGGAGAGAGATAATAAGAAAGAATCCTTACGGATTATAATTTTTGTAgttataatttttttaactCTCTGGACCCCTTCCTTTGTCAACATTATTATAAAACAGTCGAGCAGGTACGGAATACACTTCAGGAACGAGGGCACCAATCTATTCGCCATTATGGCGCGTTTTAACGCGATCAGTACGTCTGCACTTTACCTCTTGGGCAGTCCTGCATTACGCACGGCAGTTCTGCGAGTTGGTTGGCACAAAATGTTGCCTCAGTGGACAAGgtaa